A region of the Microbulbifer pacificus genome:
GTTTTCCATCCGTTAGTCTATGGCCATTACCAAAAGGGAAGGGAAGGCTTGATGGCCAGATTGCCGCGCCTCGGACCTGCAGGGATTCCGCAGCATGTCATACAGTGGGGCAACAACCGGCAGGTTTGATTCGGTTCAGAACAGGACATGGTCGTATACGCCGGTTGGCTAAAACAGTATGCAAAGGAGTTCGATATTCAGGTACATGCCTGGGTGTTGATGACCAATCACGTGCACCCGCTGGTAACTCCGAACGTATGAGGCTGGGTCCATGCATAGGAAACCACTAGACACGGAAATTGATCACCACACGGCTAAATTCATCGTGGGATTTATCGCCTTGTCACTTGCGATTTTTACCGACTTGCTGACGCCTGGGGTCAGCATTAGTTCGATTAGCCTGTCATATCATTTGACGGATAATGCCCGCAATGTATTCGTTGGATCTCTTTGCGTAATATCGGCTTTTCTCTGGTCGTATAATGGCTACTCTTTGTTTCAAGCTGTCTTGAGTAAAGTCGCAGCAGTCGCGGTCGCAGCCGTGGCATTTTTTCCATGCGATTGTTTTACCGGTAGGGGTGTTGAGGAGGTAGCCAGAGAAGCCACGATGATTGGGATTGTCCATACGGCCTCGGCAATTTCAATGTTCATTATCCTCGCAATTTTTTGTTGGCTGTTTTACCTGAGAGCGAAAGAAAAAGATTCCAAAGAGGCGAAGGTAAGGGGGCTAATTTATAGGATATGCGCAGTCGCTATGGTTGGCGCCATGGCCATACAGCTGCTCGATATTCTGGACTGGGTAGATTTTAGCGGTATTACTCACCGGTTGACTTACTATGTCGAAGCGACAAGTTTGTTTGCATTTGGTGTTGCATGGCTGACAGCGAGCCGAATGTTGCCATTTGTTACCAATGAAGACGAGCGTATAAGAATCGAGCTTTCTGGACAGTAGCCGATTTTATGGGGTTGTGTGCATTTCTCGGTATTGGTTGTTCTCTGTTCTTTTGCGAGTAAATTCAGGGGCGATTCAGTTGCGCCGGGTTAAAAAGCAGGTGTGAATCCAAGGAGGACGCACCATGCGCCAGGTCCCACACCGATTACTCGCCGCTCTTACCATCACTTTGACGCTCGGTGGCTGTGTCACCTACCCAGCAGCTCCGCCGGTGATCGGCGGGGGCACCTATGTCCGCAAGGCTACTCCGGTTTACTCCTATACAGTGATCACCGATCCCGGCTATCGCTACTACGACGCTTCGCTCGGCGTTTACGTATTCTACGACCGCAGCGACGTTTTCTTTCGGCAGGGGCATTACTATCGTTGGTATCAGGACCATTGGATCAGTGCCAGTCACTGGCATGGCCCCTGGTATCCGGCCCCGAATTTTTATGTCTCGGCAAACTTCAATGATCACTGGCATACGCGCTTGCGCCGCCATGGCCAGCACTATGCCGGAGGACACGACTACACACCGCCGCGCCGGCACGATCGTGACGACGGTTACAACCGGCGGGACCGGCATGAAGGCAACGGGCAACGACATGATCGTCGTGAGGAGGGGCGGGATCGCCCAGGGCAGGGCCAGGATCGTGGCCGAGGTGGCGAACAGGGATTTGCTGGCATAGCCGAGCCAAAGCCGCGGGCGCCTCAGGTGGATAACCGAGGCGGGGATCGCCGTAATGAACGCCAGAACCCACGTCCGAATCCAGGCCGGGACGTGCGCGCAGTCAAACTTGCCGACAAGCCAACCGGCATTCGCGACCCGCGAGTTGTTCCTGCGTTAGAGCGTCCGGCAACCGATCGCCGCACGGTGCACGACAGGCGCAAGCCACAAAGCCAGCGCGGCCAGCCCCAACCCCAGCGCAATGCGCCGAATGATCAGCGCAATGCTGCCGCGAAGCCAGCTTCGTCCCAGGAGGGCAAGGAACCTAAGAGTGAGCAACCAAAGAAAAAGACGCAGAAAAAGAAGTCCCAAAAGACAACGGATAAGCGCGATCAGGTAAACCGGGTGCGTGAGCCGCTTACCCACCGGTCCAATGAACCACGCCGTCAGATCGATTGATCCCATTTATTGAAAAAACACCCGCTGGACTGGAAACCAATGTGTTCAGTGGCGTTGTGGTTGACCACCAGGCCGCGGTGGATACGGCTAAATCCAGCCGGGGCCGGGCGTTCGAGTTCACGGATTGATTGGCTCGGTAGGAGTCCTACACCAGGTGGTTGAACGTGCTGCTGCTGCGGCTCTGTTTTCCGTGTTGGGCAACGCGGACGCCAATGGCGGCTTCGATCAGCGCGGTCACATCGTCTTCGATGCCGTGCGCGTCACGCTCGGTAGGCTGATTGGCGTAGAAATGCCATGGCGAGTGATCGCTCTGAGCGAAGTTGCCTACCCCGGAGAGGGTGGTCTTGTAGCACTCCCGCATCCACTCTTCGACCTCAAGCTTGATGGTCGGACGCTTGAACCAGGTCGGACGGGCGGTGCCGCAGAAGGTCCGGAAGTAATTGCGCGCGTTCTGGGAGGCCTGATTGGACACGTTCAGCGGCACGCTGAGCCATTTGGAGATCATCTGAGGCGTCGCGGACACGTCGGTGCCCTGACTGACCTGCTGGAACATCTGGATCCGATCCTGCACTGAGCCCATGCCGTGGGCATTGGTGTGGGCGTTGATCTTGGTGCTCGAGTTCTGGTCGGGGAACTCGATTTCGCCGCCCGCGAGACCCTGCGAGATACGGAAAAACTGCTCGCTGTGGCGGGTCTCGTGGTAGATCGTCGCGCACAGCTCCACGAAGTCCTCGTACATCAGGCTGGCGCTACTGGTGTAGTTGGCGTTCAGCTTCAAGCGCCAGCTGCCCCAGTTGAAGGAGCCGCACAGGCCCGGGCCCAGATGATTGTGGGATATGGTCGGCGTGGGCATGAAGGTCGTCATGTCACGAATCGCCTGCTCGATCGACTGCCGCTGACGGGTTGTCCGGCTTCCGCCGGCGCGGTTCCAGTCCTTCCAGACATTGCGCATGCGGTTCGCGAAGGTTTGCTTCGTCGCTTGGAGATGGAGAGTCATCGTCTTGCCTCCCTGGCTGTTATTAGATTGCCGATGTTTTCTGACTCGGCGGCGCGAACACTCCTGATTCGGCTGCGAGCATTTTTGCTTGCCTTGTCTGATCATTCAAGGATGGCTTGTAAACTCCGCGACGAATGGGGCCGTCAGAGCTCTCTAGTCTAACGCTGGCGATTGCTGATATCTGTGTATTTATCCAGTACAATGGCGCCAGCCTCCAATCCACGCATCAATCAAGAACAGTCTCTTGCCTCAAGGATTTCTCCTCACTCGCCACAGCTTTGATCAGCGCGGTAGCACCTGCATCCACTATTGGCTGGCCACGCCCGAGGGCCCGGTCAAGCTGGTCATTGAAGGTGAGCGCGCGGTCTTTATGGTGAAGGTGGCGGACCGCACCCAGGTGACCGAGGCGCTGGCCGGCGTGCCCTGCGATTGGCAGCAGCTGGGCTTCCAGACCTTTGGTCGCGAGGAAGCGGCCATGCTGTATTTCCCCACCATAGACGCTCATCGCCGTGCCCAGACTCTGTTGCAAACTCGCGGCATCGAGGTACTGGAAGCGGATTTTCGTCTCCACGACCGTTACCTGATGGAGCGCTTTGCCCGGGGTGGCCTCTACTTTGAAGGTGTCGCTCAGGCCAGAGACGGCTATACGGAATATCGGCAGGTGCGCCTCAGGGGCGCCGAGGTGCAGCCGGATTTCAAGGTGGTCTCCCTGGATGTGGAGTGCTCCGGCCAGGGAGAGCTGTATTCCATCGGTCTCTACGGTCATAGCGTGGAAGAGGTGCTGATGGTGGGCAAACCGGAGGCCGCCGACACCACCATCCACTGGGTGGATGACGAGCGGGCGCTGCTCGAGGCCCTGGAGGCCAGAATCAAAGCCCTGGACCCGGACATCATCATCGGTTGGTCTGTGGTGGAGTTTGATTTTCGGCTGCTGCTGAAAAGGGCCGCTCGCCATGGACTGCACCTGAAGCTGGGGCGCGGCGGCACCGATGCCCGCTGGCGCGATGGCGGGGAGGGCAGCCAGGGTTTCGTAACGCTTCCGGGGCGGGTGGTGCTGGATGGCATCGACGGACTGAAGAGCGCCACCTACAACTTTGAAAGCTTCAGCCTGGAATTCGTGGCCCAGACGCTGCTGGGCAGGGGTAAGGACACCGAAGACGTGGACAACCGCCTGGCGGTGATTGAACATGATTTTCGCCATAACAAACCTAAGCTCGCCGCTTACAACCTGGAAGACTGCCGCCTGGTCTGGGATATTTTCCAGCACACCCGCCTGCTGGATTACCTGCGCCTGCGTGCCCAGCTCACTGGCCTCGAGCTCGACCGCAGCGGCGGCTCGGTGGCGGCGTTTACCAACCTCTACCTGCCCAAGCTACACCGCAGCGGCTATGTGGCGCCCAACCTGCCGGCCGATGGCGGCTTGGCCAGCCCGGGCGGCTATGTGATGGACTCCCGGCCGGGCCTGTACGACAACGTGTTGGTGCTGGATTTCAAGAGCCTTTATCCAAGCATTATCCGTACCTTCAAGATCGATCCTATGGGGCTGATTGAAGGATTGGCTGAGGAGCTGGAGGAGGGCGATATCATTCCCGGTTTTCGCGGTGCGTGCTTTTCCCGTGATAAGCATTTCCTGCCGGACATCATTACCAATCTCTGGGCCCAGCGCGACATCGCCAAGCAGGAGCAGGATGCTGCCCGCTCCCAGGCCATCAAGATCATCATGAACTCCTTCTACGGGGTACTCGGAAGCGGGGGCTGCCGTTTTTACGACACGCGCCTGGCCAGCTCCATCACCCTGCGTGGTCACGAGATCATGCAGCAGACGGCGCGCTGGATTGAGGAGCTGGGTCACCAGGTCATCTATGGCGATACCGACTCCACCTTTGTGTGGCTGAGTGGCCGCCCCAGCCTTGAAGAGGCGGATGCGATCGGCAAGAGCCTGGCCGGCGAGATCAACACGCGCTGGCGGAACAAGCTCAAAGATGAGCTCGCGTTGGAGTGCGAACTGGAACTGGAATTCGAAACCCACTACCAGCGCTTTTTGATGCCCACCATTCGCGGCTCGGAGGCCGGCTCCAAGAAACGCTATGCGGGCCTGGTAATAAAAGGGGGCGAGGAAAAGCTGATATTCAAGGGGCTGGAAACGGTGCGCAGCGACTGGACGCCACTGGCCAAGCAGTTCCAGACCCAGCTCTACGGGATGGTGTTTAAGGGTGTTGATCCGTCCGACTATGTCCGCGAGACGGTGGAGAAAACCCGGGCAGGGGAGATGGACGAGCATCTGGTGTATCGCAAGCGGCTCCGGCGCAAGCTGGAGCAATACGTAAAAAACGTGCCGCCCCAGGTGCGCGCGGCGCGACTGGCCGATGAACACCGTCGGCAGCAGGGGCTGGAACCCCGCTACCAGAACAAGGGCTGGATTCGCTACGTGATCACCCTCAATGGCCCGGAGCCAGTGGATCACCGTCAGTCACCGATGGATTACCAGCACTATATCGACCGGCAGCTCAAGCCGGTGGCTGATGCCATATTGCCCTTCATCGATCTGGATTTTGACAGTCTGGTGGATGGCCAGCTGGGCCTGTTCGGGGTGTAGAATGCCTCCCTCGCTCATCATTGGAGAACAAGCGATATGAAACCGGGCAAAGTATTCTATCCAGTCGGTACCCCCGGCATCCCCTGGGGTGACGCGGAACGCGCTGAATGGTTGTCGCGCCAGACCCGCCACCGCAGCTATGCGTCTGAGGTGTTAGACAAGATCGAGCAACTACGCTCGCGCTTTGACGTGGAAGAATACGGCCGCCTGGAATATGGCGATGAAAGCTTTCCGCTGCTGGCGTTCCGCAGCCGCGACTGGCGTGACGATCTGCCAGTGGTGCTGGTGACGGGCGGTGTGCACGGCTACGAAACCAGCGGTGTACACGGGGCGCTGCAGTTTGTGGATCAGCATGCCGCGGACTACGCCGGCCGCGTGAACCTGCTGGTGGCGCCCTGTGTCAGCCCCTGGGCCTACGAGCGCATCCACCGCTGGAACCCGAACGCCATCGACCCGAACCGCTCCTTCCGCGAAAACAGCCCTGCCGAAGAATCGGCGGCGCTGCTGCGTCTTGTGGAACCCATCCGCGACCGTGCGCTGATGCATATCGACCTGCACGAGACCACCGATACCGACGAAACCGAGTTCCGCCCAGCACTGGCCGCCCGCGACGGCAAGCGGTACATACCGGGCGGCATTCCGGATGGCTTTTACCTGGTGGACGACAGCGAGAACCCGCAGCCTCAATTCCAGCAGGCGGTGATCAAAGCGGTGAAGAAGGTCACCCATATCGCCCCTGCGGACGACAATGGCGAGATCATCGGCTCCCCGGTGGTGGCGCGCGGCGTCATCGAATACCCGCTCAAGCAGCTGGGCCTGTGCGCCAGCATCACCAACGCCCGCTACAAGACCACCACCGAGGTCTATCCCGATAGCCCGCGCGCCACGCCCGAGCAGTGCAATAGCGCACAGGCCGTCGCGGTGTGTGCGGCCATCGACTACGCGCTGGCGCACCGGTAACACAAAGAAATACATGTAGCTATAAATAGGGTCGGATCAACGCAAGGGCGTTACTTGCTCCAAAGTAGGTAATGTAAAAAATATTGATCCGACCCGAATATTTTCCGATTTTTGCCGCAAATTAGTCGCGTATACCCACCTAATAAGAACACCATAACGTTTCTGGCAAACTAGGCTGTTCAAATCCTAGGCCGTAGTTTCTTCTCAAGAATATATTCTTGCGGGTGGGTGAATAATCAGATGCTAATGTCCTGGTCGCCTCTAGGTGTCGATGCTTTAGGTGCGATTGTATCCGCTTAAACACTTTTCCTTGAACTGGAACCCGGACGCAGGCCGTCAATTGCGACAGGTAATCAAATGAAGCCAATACTGAGCAAGTCTTCGAAGCTGGCCCGGGATATATTTCACATTGCTTTTTCTATTGCCTTCCTTGCGATCTGCGCGATCATTATTATCTACACAACCTATGGGTTATTCACCTTTCTGTTAAGTCATCAGATTTTTGACGCAAAAAATGATCTTCCCGCAGTCGTTCTGAATGCCATCAGCAACCTGGTGGTTGCGCTGGCAATTTTTGAATTGCAAATGGCCATTAGTATTGAAGCCCGCAAGCCAATGACGTCTGACATTGTTCATGCGCTTAAAATCATCGCGCCAAGATTCATTATGGTTATCAGTGTCGCGCTAATGCTTGAGGGGCTTATTCTGGTGATCAAATATGGGCAGGCCGAAAATATCAGTAACCTCTATTTTCCAGTTGCCGTTATTCTGGGTGCTGGCTTTCTGTTGATTGCACTGGGCACATTCCTGAAGTTGTGCCCAGATAGAGGTATTGAGCTGGAGTGATTTATTCCGTTTGTATGCGCCGAGATAAACATAGCCCGAACCCTACCTTGGGCAGGTGACGCACCAGCACATCAAAAAATTGCATAGGAAGTCGACGGTCGGGCTTCCTCTTCAACGGGCAGGCTCACCGGTAGGCTCTTACACAACCATGCACATTTATTCTTGCGGCTTCTGATAAACCCGCTGTACCACAGCCAGTACTACTGCCGTGGTCCAGCCAAACATGATGATGCCGATGGCCATCTGGAATGAAGACAGCAAACGCAGGCTGCCCTCGAGCACGATGTCGCCATATCCCAGGGTGGTATAGGTCACCATCGAGAAATAGAGGGCGGGCTCTGCTTCTTTGAATGCACCCAGAAACTGGTATACCTGAGCCCAGGTCATCACCTCGACCACCGAGGCAAAAAACATCAGTAGCACAACCGCGGACACCACCATCGGTCTTGCTGTGGGCAGGAACGGATGAGCCGGATGCAATCCCGCGATATGCCGACTCCAGCGGATGGCGATGGTCATCGCCAGCGCGTGGATGATCGTATTCACCACCAGTAACGCCGATGCAATCAACAGCACTTTAATCAGCATTTATCTGCCTTAGTCAGTCGCTATTCACGAAATACCTTACGCCAGCTGCCGGTGCGCTCAAGCATTTCTTCACGGGTTTCCGGTGGCACCAGTTCAGCCGGTGACAGATCTCCACGCACCTGCCAGCCGCCACCCAGCGCTTGGTACACCTGTAAGAGATTGGCGGCCACGGCACCGCGTGTCTGCGTCAGCTGATCCTGCTGGTTGGCGTTTGATGTCAGAGTAGTGATCACCGTATTGAAGTCCACTAGCCCGTTGGTGTATTGCGCGGTGGACAGCTCCACCGAGCGCCGTGATGTATATCGGCCTGCACGAAACCACCGATAGCGACGAAACCGAGTTTCGCCCCGCACTGGCCGCCCGTGACGGCAGGCCGTATGTACCGGGTGGTATTCCCGATGGCTCCTATCTGGTGGACGACAGCGAAAACCCGCAGCCGGAATTCCAGCAGGCGGTGATCACGGCGGTGGAGAAGGTTACCCACATCGCCCCGGCGGATGAAAAGGGCGAGATTATCGGCTCAACAGTGGTCGCCCACGGTGTTATTGAATATCCGCTCAAGCAGCTGGGCCTGCGCGCCAGCATCACCAATGCGCCCTACAAAACCACCACCGAGGTCTACCCCGACAGCCCCCGCGCTACCCCCGAGCAGTGCAATACCGCCCAAGCCGTCGCGGTGTGTGCGGCGATCGACTACGCGCTGGCGCACCGGTAATTACTTACCGGGCGAATCTTTCTGGCAGAAAAAAGGGCGGGGTAGCCCCGCCCTTTTGGTTTATGGGTGAAAAGAGATTACTTCGCGATTGAAGTCTGGCGATCGTCGATAAATTGGTTGATCTTGTACTGTAGATAAATTACGTCGAACAGGAACGTCAATATCGGGCTCAACGGATAGGGGGTTCCGGCGCTCTCGGTCATAAGATCCTTCAGACGATTTTTTACCTTGAACAGGCTTGTAAGCAGAGTCACCAGGTAAATGATATTAATGGCACCTAACGTCCATACCATTTCCGGGAATCTGTACTCCATGACAAAGCTTGATGCCAGTGATATGGCCATCAGGTAGAGCCAGATTGGCGCTAAGGGTTTGGGTTGGATTCTGTTGAGGATCTGGGCGTGGTTGATGATCCAGAAAATCGGGTAAATCCTCAGAGTGACAATAGAGAGTAGAAATACCCACCAGGCACTGAAACGCCTAAAGTTTTTTGAAATAGGGTCATTCGCGGTAGCCGTGAGACACAAGTCGGCGGTTGGTGCACTGTACGGGTTGATTTCCACAGGATCCCCCTTTGCTGTTGTTATTGCTTATGTAGTACCTACCGTTCAATCACTGTAGGTGAACATCATCGTGTGCGCCACATCGTGCGTCGTGCAGATCTTTGCTGGTGGCACATTTTTAAATGTAATCAAACATCGCTACGCCCGCTCTATTCGGGGACACGCTCAATAAGTGCAGTTGGGCCAAGATTGTGGCGTCAATTTGCTTGGGCCGTGTAGTGTCAGCTGGCAGATCCGACTTAAACAGTTTTCGTTGCAGAAGCTGAAAAGCGCAAACTTGTTCTAGCATTGTTGCGTGGCGATTAACCTGAAAGGTGCATCATGAGCAACGAGGATAAGTACAAGGGAAGCTGTTTTTGTGGCGCGGTCCAAATAACCGTCACGGGCGAGCCGGCCGCGATGGGTTACTGCCATTGCGAGTCGTGTCGGCACTGGTCTGCGGGCCCGGTAAATGCGTTCACCCTGTGGAAGCCGGAGGCCGTCCAAGTTACCCAGGGTGCCGATAACATCGGCACATACAACAAGACGCCGCAGAGCTATCGCAAATGGTGCAAAACCTGCGGAGGCCATGTTTTTGCCGAGCATCCGACACTCGGCCTGACGGACGTCTACGCCGCGGTTATACCTTCCTTGCCTTATAAACCTGGCGTGCATGTGAACTACCAGGAAGCCGTGCTGCACATCCACGACGGGTTACCCAAGCTGAAGGATTTTCCGGCAGAGTTTGGTGGTTCCGGTGAAATCGTCCCGGAATAGCACTTTGGCTTCCTGACGTTATGGCACCCATTCTGGTGCTCCAGGCGGCGATCGATTGCGTGCTGGCGCACGGGTAAAAAATCGCGCGGGTATTTCTTTCAGATAGCAAAAGGGCGGGAATCCCCGCCCTTTTTGTTTTAGCGCTGAGGGGGCGTTATACCTCGCCCTGCGGCTGGCTGTTGTCGATGAACTCGTTGATCTTGTACTGCAGGTAGATGCTGTTGAACAGGAACGTCATAACCGGGCTCAGTTCATAGTTAGAGCCGGTGCTTTTGCTCATCAAGCTGTTCAGGCGGTTTTTCACTTTGAACAGGCTTGCTACGTAAGTTACCAGGTAGGTGACGTACAAAATCAGGTAAACAATTCCCTGCTCTGGAAATACAAAATCCGCCACAAAGCTCAGCACCAAGCCGATGGCCATCAGGTTGATCCAGGCGGGCGCAATCTGATCTTCCTGGATACGGTTGACGGTCTGGGCGCGAGTATAAACCCAGTAAACCGGATAGATTCCCAGCGTTACAAACGTGAGCAGGAATACCCACCAGGCGCTGAAGCGCTGGAAGTTGCCCGAAATAAGATCATCGTTGGCGACACTCAGGTCAGCCGTGGGTGCGCTATACGGATTGGATTCCATAGGAAGATACCTTTTAAATCTTGTTATTTTTGTGCCGCGCTGTCCCTCGCTCAAACAAGAGCAATGTTGTAGCGTGCGCCAGAAGCGTAC
Encoded here:
- a CDS encoding DUF998 domain-containing protein, whose translation is MHRKPLDTEIDHHTAKFIVGFIALSLAIFTDLLTPGVSISSISLSYHLTDNARNVFVGSLCVISAFLWSYNGYSLFQAVLSKVAAVAVAAVAFFPCDCFTGRGVEEVAREATMIGIVHTASAISMFIILAIFCWLFYLRAKEKDSKEAKVRGLIYRICAVAMVGAMAIQLLDILDWVDFSGITHRLTYYVEATSLFAFGVAWLTASRMLPFVTNEDERIRIELSGQ
- a CDS encoding DNA polymerase II gives rise to the protein MPQGFLLTRHSFDQRGSTCIHYWLATPEGPVKLVIEGERAVFMVKVADRTQVTEALAGVPCDWQQLGFQTFGREEAAMLYFPTIDAHRRAQTLLQTRGIEVLEADFRLHDRYLMERFARGGLYFEGVAQARDGYTEYRQVRLRGAEVQPDFKVVSLDVECSGQGELYSIGLYGHSVEEVLMVGKPEAADTTIHWVDDERALLEALEARIKALDPDIIIGWSVVEFDFRLLLKRAARHGLHLKLGRGGTDARWRDGGEGSQGFVTLPGRVVLDGIDGLKSATYNFESFSLEFVAQTLLGRGKDTEDVDNRLAVIEHDFRHNKPKLAAYNLEDCRLVWDIFQHTRLLDYLRLRAQLTGLELDRSGGSVAAFTNLYLPKLHRSGYVAPNLPADGGLASPGGYVMDSRPGLYDNVLVLDFKSLYPSIIRTFKIDPMGLIEGLAEELEEGDIIPGFRGACFSRDKHFLPDIITNLWAQRDIAKQEQDAARSQAIKIIMNSFYGVLGSGGCRFYDTRLASSITLRGHEIMQQTARWIEELGHQVIYGDTDSTFVWLSGRPSLEEADAIGKSLAGEINTRWRNKLKDELALECELELEFETHYQRFLMPTIRGSEAGSKKRYAGLVIKGGEEKLIFKGLETVRSDWTPLAKQFQTQLYGMVFKGVDPSDYVRETVEKTRAGEMDEHLVYRKRLRRKLEQYVKNVPPQVRAARLADEHRRQQGLEPRYQNKGWIRYVITLNGPEPVDHRQSPMDYQHYIDRQLKPVADAILPFIDLDFDSLVDGQLGLFGV
- a CDS encoding M14 family metallopeptidase, which gives rise to MKPGKVFYPVGTPGIPWGDAERAEWLSRQTRHRSYASEVLDKIEQLRSRFDVEEYGRLEYGDESFPLLAFRSRDWRDDLPVVLVTGGVHGYETSGVHGALQFVDQHAADYAGRVNLLVAPCVSPWAYERIHRWNPNAIDPNRSFRENSPAEESAALLRLVEPIRDRALMHIDLHETTDTDETEFRPALAARDGKRYIPGGIPDGFYLVDDSENPQPQFQQAVIKAVKKVTHIAPADDNGEIIGSPVVARGVIEYPLKQLGLCASITNARYKTTTEVYPDSPRATPEQCNSAQAVAVCAAIDYALAHR
- a CDS encoding potassium channel family protein; this encodes MLIKVLLIASALLVVNTIIHALAMTIAIRWSRHIAGLHPAHPFLPTARPMVVSAVVLLMFFASVVEVMTWAQVYQFLGAFKEAEPALYFSMVTYTTLGYGDIVLEGSLRLLSSFQMAIGIIMFGWTTAVVLAVVQRVYQKPQE
- a CDS encoding M14 family metallopeptidase → MYIGLHETTDSDETEFRPALAARDGRPYVPGGIPDGSYLVDDSENPQPEFQQAVITAVEKVTHIAPADEKGEIIGSTVVAHGVIEYPLKQLGLRASITNAPYKTTTEVYPDSPRATPEQCNTAQAVAVCAAIDYALAHR
- a CDS encoding DUF4234 domain-containing protein encodes the protein MEINPYSAPTADLCLTATANDPISKNFRRFSAWWVFLLSIVTLRIYPIFWIINHAQILNRIQPKPLAPIWLYLMAISLASSFVMEYRFPEMVWTLGAINIIYLVTLLTSLFKVKNRLKDLMTESAGTPYPLSPILTFLFDVIYLQYKINQFIDDRQTSIAK
- a CDS encoding GFA family protein, with protein sequence MSNEDKYKGSCFCGAVQITVTGEPAAMGYCHCESCRHWSAGPVNAFTLWKPEAVQVTQGADNIGTYNKTPQSYRKWCKTCGGHVFAEHPTLGLTDVYAAVIPSLPYKPGVHVNYQEAVLHIHDGLPKLKDFPAEFGGSGEIVPE
- a CDS encoding DUF4234 domain-containing protein, with the translated sequence MESNPYSAPTADLSVANDDLISGNFQRFSAWWVFLLTFVTLGIYPVYWVYTRAQTVNRIQEDQIAPAWINLMAIGLVLSFVADFVFPEQGIVYLILYVTYLVTYVASLFKVKNRLNSLMSKSTGSNYELSPVMTFLFNSIYLQYKINEFIDNSQPQGEV